A genomic segment from Nostoc sp. ATCC 53789 encodes:
- a CDS encoding S-layer family protein, whose amino-acid sequence MAQVISDGTTNTVVNQSGNNFNIFNGIQKGNNLFHSFSNFSIPAGSTAIFNNAADVQNIFSRVTAGSVSNIDGLIQANGSANLFLLNPSGIIFGSNAQLNIGGSFIGTTAESIKFADGVEFSAINPQITPLLTINAPIGLQLGSNPAPINVQGTGHSLSNPNPSGLPPIIVAPSASELRVQPEQTLALVGGNLHLNGATLTAQQGQVELGSVSGTGLVSLIPTAQGYTLGYENGQSFGDIQLAQRSLLDVSGVNAGSVQVQGRHIKFIDGSVVLAQNFGYLAGGEIHLQASAAIDMIGRTDAAIWSGIRSETFGSAAGGNIRVITPKLTLQEGAGLNSSTVGTAASGNIEVQATAIELSGFSPINPTGISTLSTSSYYSSGNAGDIFVNGNSLVVSGGASLSSATFGSGSSGKVTIRNNHTTVMGENPFGLYSSISSTTFAMGNAKILTLDTAKLQILDGGVVAATTFFIGNGGDLSINATESIEISGRSRSNNSSINSSVLRLDPQFQQLFGLPDILIANAGNVNITTPNLTLMDGGTVSVTSQGRGNGGSLNITANTIKLDRQTSIQAATESGNGGNIALEVGKLLILRGNSAIVATAGGNGNGGNININAPLVVGLENSDIIANAVQGRGGNIQITTQGKIGLQFRPELTLENDITASSQFGISGTVQINNLGVDPNSGLIGLPANVTDPSQQIATGCANDQGSKFVATGRGGVPQNPTQEVTSDRTWSDIRDLSTYRKNSSITPQITQSSEVLIQATSWHRNAQGKIELIADKSPTQAQQPLTCAAVPKS is encoded by the coding sequence ATGGCTCAGGTAATATCAGATGGTACAACTAACACCGTTGTCAACCAAAGTGGTAATAATTTTAATATTTTTAATGGGATACAAAAAGGTAATAATTTATTTCATAGTTTCAGTAATTTCTCTATACCCGCAGGTAGTACGGCAATCTTCAACAATGCCGCAGATGTACAAAATATCTTTAGTCGTGTAACTGCCGGGAGTGTTTCCAACATTGATGGCTTAATTCAGGCGAACGGTAGCGCTAATTTATTTCTGCTTAATCCCAGTGGAATTATTTTCGGTTCAAACGCTCAATTAAACATTGGCGGATCATTTATTGGCACAACTGCCGAAAGTATCAAATTTGCAGATGGTGTTGAATTTAGCGCAATTAATCCCCAAATTACCCCATTGTTAACTATCAATGCTCCCATTGGTTTGCAACTAGGTAGCAATCCTGCACCCATCAACGTTCAAGGTACAGGACACTCCTTGAGCAATCCTAATCCCAGTGGGCTGCCTCCGATAATTGTGGCTCCTAGTGCTAGCGAACTGCGAGTACAGCCAGAACAAACCCTAGCTTTGGTTGGTGGCAATTTGCATCTGAATGGCGCAACTCTGACTGCCCAACAAGGGCAAGTAGAATTAGGGAGTGTGAGTGGTACAGGACTGGTTAGCCTCATACCCACTGCACAGGGCTATACCTTGGGATATGAGAATGGGCAAAGCTTTGGCGATATTCAATTAGCACAGCGATCGCTATTGGATGTTAGTGGGGTAAATGCAGGTTCTGTACAGGTTCAGGGGCGACACATTAAATTCATCGATGGTTCAGTGGTACTAGCGCAAAATTTTGGTTATTTAGCAGGTGGAGAAATTCACCTTCAGGCATCCGCAGCGATAGACATGATTGGTAGAACCGATGCGGCAATTTGGAGTGGGATTCGCAGTGAAACTTTTGGTAGCGCAGCTGGCGGCAACATCCGCGTCATTACTCCCAAACTGACACTCCAAGAGGGAGCAGGGTTGAATAGTTCAACTGTGGGAACAGCTGCGAGTGGCAATATCGAAGTTCAGGCAACTGCAATTGAACTGTCTGGCTTTTCACCAATCAATCCTACAGGCATCAGTACTCTTAGCACTTCTAGCTATTATAGTTCGGGGAACGCTGGCGACATCTTTGTCAATGGCAATAGTTTAGTAGTATCAGGTGGAGCTTCATTGAGTTCAGCTACGTTTGGCAGTGGCTCTAGCGGTAAGGTGACAATTCGCAACAATCACACCACTGTCATGGGAGAAAACCCCTTCGGACTATATAGCAGCATTAGCTCAACTACGTTTGCAATGGGAAATGCCAAAATCCTGACGCTAGATACAGCTAAGTTACAAATTCTCGATGGTGGAGTAGTGGCTGCAACTACATTCTTTATAGGTAATGGTGGAGATTTGAGTATTAACGCTACAGAATCAATTGAGATCAGTGGCCGCAGCCGCAGCAATAACAGCAGCATCAACTCATCTGTCTTACGATTAGACCCACAATTTCAGCAGCTATTTGGTTTGCCAGACATACTAATAGCTAATGCGGGTAATGTGAACATTACTACACCCAACCTGACATTAATGGATGGCGGAACAGTGAGTGTTACTAGCCAAGGTAGGGGCAATGGTGGCAGCCTCAACATCACAGCTAATACCATTAAATTAGACCGTCAAACCAGCATCCAGGCAGCAACAGAATCAGGTAATGGCGGTAATATCGCGTTAGAAGTTGGAAAGTTGTTAATACTACGTGGCAATAGCGCGATCGTAGCCACAGCAGGCGGTAATGGTAATGGCGGTAATATTAATATCAATGCACCGCTCGTTGTTGGATTAGAAAACAGCGACATTATTGCTAATGCAGTTCAAGGTAGGGGTGGCAATATTCAAATCACCACTCAGGGAAAGATCGGATTGCAGTTTCGTCCCGAACTCACCCTGGAAAATGACATCACCGCTAGTTCTCAATTTGGTATTAGTGGCACAGTTCAAATTAACAACCTCGGCGTGGATCCGAATTCTGGCTTAATTGGGCTGCCAGCAAATGTCACCGATCCATCACAGCAAATTGCTACAGGCTGCGCCAATGATCAAGGCAGTAAATTTGTAGCAACGGGTCGCGGTGGTGTACCGCAAAATCCTACACAGGAAGTGACGAGCGATCGCACTTGGTCTGATATCCGCGATCTCTCTACATATCGCAAAAATAGTTCTATTACACCACAAATAACCCAATCTTCAGAAGTTCTGATCCAAGCTACTTCTTGGCATCGTAATGCCCAAGGCAAAATCGAATTAATTGCAGATAAATCTCCTACTCAGGCGCAACAACCATTAACCTGTGCTGCGGTTCCTAAAAGTTAA
- a CDS encoding site-specific integrase: MVNNPQFDNLPPIKLIHIQDQAPSTLQGESRSRAEKIAAPTDIRWVKVLEFLRSNNLAPNSRKLYERELKRFLAWSELHYHELRPRHLALYKEYLRDEIRTDAGNPLSKSSINAGIAALKSFFKWMCYTYPEIIATNPTLGIKLEKVPLPPAQSLTPEQMEQVWSALELLGETKQRDTALVHILSHGLRAGEVVQLNVGSFDGKLLFLPDTKTNEPRLVPLRKESREVVADYLQLREQQGEVLSSLSPLMISHHASYKGERLSYHGIYFAVEKIGEIAHIEDLHPHSFRHTYATDLLLLGVDPSHARKLTGHQSEKAFRRYTLRSEQEAAIAAYYRAIGEEVE; this comes from the coding sequence ATGGTAAATAATCCTCAGTTTGACAACCTACCGCCAATCAAGTTGATCCACATACAGGATCAAGCACCATCAACCCTACAGGGAGAATCTAGAAGCAGGGCAGAAAAAATAGCTGCACCCACAGATATACGGTGGGTAAAAGTACTGGAATTTTTACGCAGCAACAATCTCGCACCCAACAGCCGCAAGCTTTACGAACGAGAACTAAAGCGGTTTTTGGCATGGAGTGAGCTGCATTATCATGAGCTACGCCCGCGTCATCTTGCGCTATATAAAGAATATCTCCGTGATGAAATACGGACTGATGCAGGTAATCCCCTTTCAAAAAGCAGCATCAATGCCGGAATTGCGGCACTCAAAAGCTTTTTCAAATGGATGTGCTACACGTATCCTGAAATTATTGCTACTAATCCGACACTGGGGATAAAACTGGAAAAAGTGCCACTACCACCAGCCCAGAGTTTAACCCCAGAACAAATGGAACAGGTTTGGTCAGCGTTGGAATTGCTGGGAGAAACAAAGCAACGGGATACAGCACTCGTTCACATTCTTAGTCATGGACTCCGGGCTGGGGAAGTTGTGCAGTTAAATGTTGGCTCATTTGATGGCAAGCTGCTATTTTTACCAGACACCAAAACCAATGAACCACGCTTAGTTCCACTGCGAAAAGAGAGTCGGGAAGTCGTGGCAGATTATTTACAATTGCGCGAACAGCAAGGAGAGGTGTTGTCCAGCCTTAGTCCACTGATGATTTCACACCATGCTTCATACAAGGGTGAACGCTTGAGTTATCACGGGATTTACTTCGCTGTAGAAAAAATCGGTGAAATAGCTCATATTGAGGATTTGCACCCTCATTCATTTCGACATACTTACGCTACTGACTTATTGCTATTGGGAGTTGACCCCAGCCATGCACGAAAGCTAACTGGACATCAAAGCGAGAAAGCGTTTCGGCGCTATACGCTTCGCAGCGAACAAGAAGCAGCGATCGCTGCTTACTATCGTGCAATCGGAGAGGAAGTGGAGTAA
- a CDS encoding N-acyl-D-glucosamine 2-epimerase — protein MKQFTVNTTLMGKVTDIAQEQGKFSIKCRSGDEFLVAVSTETRFQFLQNLDGINRDRVPTPEDFHQSSPADLVRKYIQSDSLVVLQGVYLENNGSRQYDARIVNLLNSYRGQDELVFEQTHWWLTQIARLADSWLGFLFPNKQTYEIDDFALYRTNLNIIGLPTDDEIQESATLSRLIYGLSSAYLLTGSERYLSAARAGVQYQRETFRSLTSDGKHCFWAFGKRKTKYSYQLYIRSLNEDDRDTIPLYEQIYALAGLAQYYRITLDWEVLDDIKRTVRVFNDFFTDPESQYGKHAYGDYFSHLDYVTLNWDSPALGDNQARKNWNSIGDHIPAYLINVILALEPLPLTDHGHEEIGKFLETCKKILKTVSTIIADRFTDPDPNVPFVNERFLRDWKPDHNWRWQQNRAVVGHNLKIAWNLTRVANYYYSLAVQSAAGNAQEAEELQRLADKLMKLTDNLGMKMAEIGVDLFRGGIFDTLERNPQNGTPLEFPWFNTKDFWQQEQALLAYLILHGCSNEIHEQKQEYLRLARETAAFWNLFFLDQDNKGIFFRVSESGDAITSGQYAQKGGHAISGYHAFELNYLAHIYISSYVTKEPFCLYFKPDKHCRQRSLNVLPDFFRPNTLEVSRVSINGSDRTTIDPDNFQIELGEKEFELGSEAEIIVEFTPKT, from the coding sequence ATGAAGCAATTTACTGTGAACACAACCCTAATGGGCAAAGTTACTGATATTGCACAGGAGCAAGGAAAATTTAGTATTAAATGCCGTAGTGGAGATGAATTCCTGGTTGCAGTTAGTACGGAAACACGATTTCAATTTTTACAAAATTTGGATGGTATAAACCGCGATCGCGTCCCAACTCCTGAAGATTTTCATCAGTCCTCACCAGCTGATTTAGTGAGAAAATACATCCAGTCGGATAGCTTAGTAGTTTTGCAAGGGGTGTATCTAGAAAATAATGGTAGCCGCCAATATGATGCCCGCATTGTTAACTTACTAAATTCATATAGAGGTCAAGACGAATTAGTTTTTGAGCAAACTCACTGGTGGCTGACCCAAATTGCCCGTCTAGCAGATAGTTGGTTAGGTTTTTTATTTCCAAATAAACAAACCTATGAAATAGATGATTTTGCTCTTTACCGAACTAACCTAAATATCATCGGTTTACCAACAGATGATGAGATTCAAGAATCTGCTACTCTTTCCAGACTGATCTATGGTCTTTCCTCTGCTTACTTGCTAACTGGAAGTGAACGCTATCTTTCAGCGGCTCGTGCTGGAGTTCAATACCAACGTGAAACTTTTCGCAGTTTGACATCTGATGGCAAACATTGTTTTTGGGCATTTGGCAAGCGCAAGACAAAGTACAGTTATCAGTTGTATATACGTTCTCTCAATGAGGATGATAGAGATACAATCCCACTTTACGAACAAATTTACGCCTTAGCTGGATTAGCTCAGTACTATCGAATCACTTTAGATTGGGAAGTACTTGATGATATCAAGCGGACTGTTCGTGTCTTTAATGATTTCTTCACTGATCCAGAATCACAGTACGGTAAACATGCTTACGGTGATTATTTTTCACACCTTGATTATGTGACGTTAAATTGGGATAGTCCTGCTCTTGGTGATAACCAAGCCAGAAAAAATTGGAACTCGATTGGGGATCATATACCGGCTTATTTAATTAACGTGATTTTGGCATTAGAACCTTTGCCATTAACTGATCATGGTCATGAAGAAATTGGGAAATTTTTAGAAACCTGCAAAAAGATTCTCAAAACAGTCTCCACAATCATTGCCGATAGATTTACCGATCCAGATCCTAACGTTCCATTTGTGAATGAGCGATTTTTGCGAGATTGGAAACCAGACCATAATTGGCGATGGCAACAAAATCGTGCCGTTGTTGGGCACAATTTGAAGATAGCCTGGAACCTGACTCGTGTTGCTAACTATTATTACTCCTTAGCCGTCCAATCTGCCGCTGGTAACGCGCAAGAAGCCGAAGAATTACAACGTTTAGCTGATAAGTTGATGAAGCTAACAGACAATTTAGGCATGAAGATGGCAGAGATTGGCGTAGATTTATTTAGGGGTGGAATCTTTGATACTTTAGAACGTAATCCTCAAAATGGAACGCCACTAGAATTTCCTTGGTTCAACACTAAAGACTTTTGGCAACAAGAACAAGCTCTATTAGCCTACTTAATTCTTCATGGTTGCAGTAATGAGATTCATGAACAAAAACAAGAGTATTTGCGGTTAGCACGAGAAACAGCCGCATTTTGGAATCTATTCTTTCTTGACCAAGATAATAAAGGTATTTTCTTCCGAGTCAGCGAGAGTGGAGATGCAATTACTTCAGGACAGTATGCACAAAAAGGCGGACATGCAATTTCTGGATACCATGCCTTTGAGCTAAATTATTTGGCTCATATCTATATCAGTAGCTATGTGACAAAAGAACCCTTCTGTTTGTATTTCAAACCTGACAAACATTGTCGCCAGCGCTCTCTCAATGTTTTACCAGATTTTTTTAGACCCAATACTTTGGAAGTGAGCAGAGTCAGCATTAATGGTAGCGATCGTACCACAATCGATCCTGATAATTTTCAAATTGAACTGGGAGAGAAAGAATTTGAACTTGGTTCAGAAGCAGAAATCATTGTGGAATTTACACCCAAGACTTAG
- a CDS encoding DJ-1/PfpI family protein — MVTQMLEGKKVAILVETEFIPQEIAAYRQHFQELGATVHFMSRLWGNESVRFVSDVDEVGESLQYLDVNIDFQKVDINEYAAVIMAANYTSVRLRYFEPPSGQEISPEQTRTAPAVQFFAQAMANHKIIKALLCHGLWLLTPMPELLRGRRVICHEVVLADITNAGAVYVPPPVNSQPNDPGNIVVDQDLVTGRAGHDVYAFIDAIAHQIASQEQCCVETQRR, encoded by the coding sequence ATGGTGACCCAAATGCTAGAAGGAAAGAAAGTCGCCATCCTTGTAGAAACGGAGTTCATTCCTCAGGAAATTGCAGCTTATCGGCAACACTTTCAGGAACTTGGGGCGACTGTGCATTTCATGTCTCGGCTTTGGGGAAATGAAAGTGTACGATTTGTCAGTGATGTGGATGAAGTTGGTGAATCTCTGCAATATCTTGATGTAAACATTGACTTTCAGAAAGTAGATATTAATGAATATGCTGCTGTAATTATGGCTGCTAACTACACCAGTGTACGTCTGCGCTACTTTGAACCACCATCAGGACAGGAGATTAGTCCAGAGCAAACTCGTACTGCACCAGCAGTTCAGTTTTTTGCTCAAGCAATGGCAAATCACAAGATTATCAAAGCTTTACTCTGTCATGGATTGTGGTTACTGACTCCAATGCCAGAACTACTCCGAGGACGAAGAGTAATCTGTCATGAAGTGGTGCTGGCCGATATTACTAATGCTGGTGCTGTTTACGTACCACCACCTGTAAATTCTCAACCAAATGATCCTGGAAATATTGTGGTTGATCAAGACCTAGTAACAGGACGAGCTGGACATGATGTGTATGCTTTTATTGATGCGATCGCTCACCAAATCGCATCTCAAGAACAATGTTGCGTAGAAACACAAAGGAGATGA
- a CDS encoding type 1 glutamine amidotransferase domain-containing protein, whose product MTKILIVLSEWGYWGEELVGPLETFDATGYQVDFATPNGKRPVALGVSMDPTFVDPPLGRPVTTQDMADKVRQLDDTNNPRLNNPKNLREWLPERPYWSSPKFLREMEEYYRQLDEVQQRDLQSYDAILIVGGSGPMVDLADNQRVHDLILSFYQMGKPVAAECYGVSCLAFARDIGDRKSIIWGKHVTGHCLEYDYKNGTGFNGTNIDPCLNNINFGTPFYPLEYILRDATGPDGQYHGNVGRPTSVIVDYPFITGRSTPDSYLTGQKLVEVLEKGLKRYGW is encoded by the coding sequence ATGACCAAAATTCTGATTGTGCTATCAGAGTGGGGTTACTGGGGAGAAGAACTAGTAGGCCCCCTAGAAACCTTTGATGCAACTGGGTATCAAGTTGACTTCGCTACCCCAAATGGCAAAAGACCTGTAGCACTCGGGGTAAGCATGGACCCTACTTTTGTTGACCCACCATTAGGGAGACCAGTCACTACACAAGATATGGCTGATAAGGTCAGACAATTAGATGACACCAACAATCCACGGTTAAACAACCCAAAAAATCTTAGAGAGTGGCTCCCAGAAAGACCTTATTGGAGTTCACCAAAATTCTTACGGGAAATGGAGGAATATTACAGACAACTAGATGAAGTGCAACAAAGAGATTTGCAGTCATACGATGCCATTCTTATTGTCGGTGGTAGTGGTCCGATGGTTGATTTAGCTGACAACCAGAGAGTACACGATCTCATCCTCAGTTTTTACCAAATGGGTAAGCCAGTCGCCGCAGAATGTTACGGCGTTTCATGTCTGGCATTTGCCCGTGACATTGGCGATCGCAAGAGCATTATTTGGGGTAAACACGTCACAGGCCATTGCCTGGAATATGACTACAAAAATGGTACGGGATTTAACGGTACTAACATCGACCCATGTCTGAACAATATTAACTTTGGCACGCCATTCTATCCTCTAGAATACATACTCCGTGATGCTACAGGGCCAGACGGACAGTATCATGGCAATGTCGGTAGACCAACATCAGTGATTGTTGACTATCCGTTTATTACGGGGCGCTCTACGCCAGACTCTTATCTCACTGGTCAGAAATTGGTGGAAGTCCTAGAAAAAGGACTCAAGCGCTATGGCTGGTAA
- a CDS encoding thiamine pyrophosphate-binding protein: MTNKTGRFAILEQFLADGIHYIFGNPGTSEEGFLDAIREYPDLKYILTLQESVAVMAADGYARATKKPALVQIHSTPGLGNAIGALYQAYRGHSPLVVIGGDAGIKYQAMDAQMAGDLVAFAEPVTKWSTMVMEPSSLLRVLRRAIKIAATPPMGPVYVCLPMDILDAPVVEEVRPTSFPSTRVVPDEESLKTVAAMLASAQKPMFFVGDGVAYSGAQNELTYVAEILGAEVWEADAGELNMNYVHPLYQGMTGHMFGSQSRLITSKGDVSLVCGTYLLPEVFAELGNIFTPGAKVIHIDLNAYEIAKNHLVNLGLVSDPKLTLAKLAAILDAVMTSKQKEAARARIAEIGQAKEAQRKRELEQDRSVRDSVPIHFSRFAEELATHLPEDAIIFDEALTCSPQLTRYLPPSKPEQYFLTRGGSLGVGIPGAIGAKLANPDKMVIGVTGDGGAMYTIQALWSAARYNVDAKFVICNNRSYRLLQLNIQAYWQQQGLPNYAYPLSFDLSKPDLRFDEMARSMGVQGIRVEKTEEIAPAIQKALAHKGPFLIDVVLEADVHPEMIGVPCGQ; encoded by the coding sequence ATGACTAACAAAACAGGCCGCTTTGCAATTCTCGAACAATTTTTGGCAGATGGCATCCATTACATATTTGGTAACCCTGGCACATCAGAAGAAGGATTTTTGGATGCTATTCGGGAATATCCAGACCTGAAATACATCTTGACATTGCAAGAATCCGTCGCTGTGATGGCAGCAGATGGTTATGCTAGAGCAACTAAAAAGCCTGCTTTGGTGCAAATTCATAGTACCCCTGGTTTAGGAAATGCGATCGGCGCACTTTACCAAGCATACCGAGGTCACTCACCACTGGTAGTGATTGGTGGTGATGCAGGCATCAAATATCAGGCGATGGACGCTCAGATGGCAGGAGACTTAGTAGCTTTTGCCGAGCCAGTTACCAAGTGGTCAACAATGGTGATGGAACCATCTTCGTTGCTGCGGGTTTTGCGACGGGCTATTAAGATTGCTGCCACTCCACCAATGGGGCCTGTATATGTTTGCCTACCTATGGATATTTTGGATGCGCCTGTAGTGGAAGAAGTCAGACCAACCTCATTTCCATCGACCAGAGTTGTGCCAGATGAAGAATCTCTCAAAACTGTAGCAGCAATGTTAGCATCTGCTCAAAAGCCGATGTTTTTTGTAGGAGATGGCGTGGCTTATTCTGGCGCACAGAATGAGCTAACCTACGTTGCTGAAATTTTAGGTGCAGAGGTGTGGGAAGCTGATGCTGGCGAGTTGAATATGAACTATGTCCATCCTCTTTATCAAGGTATGACAGGACATATGTTTGGCTCTCAAAGCCGACTTATCACCTCTAAAGGTGATGTCAGCTTAGTTTGTGGAACCTACCTCTTACCAGAGGTATTCGCCGAGCTGGGCAATATCTTTACACCTGGAGCAAAAGTCATTCATATCGATCTCAATGCCTACGAGATTGCTAAAAATCACCTAGTAAACTTGGGTTTGGTCAGCGATCCGAAACTTACCCTCGCTAAACTAGCGGCTATCTTGGACGCAGTTATGACATCTAAGCAGAAAGAAGCTGCTAGGGCGAGAATTGCAGAAATTGGACAAGCCAAAGAAGCGCAACGCAAACGCGAGCTAGAACAAGATCGTAGTGTGAGGGATAGTGTACCCATACATTTCTCCCGCTTTGCAGAAGAACTGGCAACTCACTTACCAGAAGATGCAATTATCTTCGATGAAGCTCTCACTTGTTCCCCCCAGCTTACACGCTATTTACCTCCAAGCAAGCCAGAGCAATATTTTCTTACTCGTGGTGGTTCGTTAGGTGTGGGAATTCCAGGGGCGATCGGTGCTAAACTTGCTAATCCGGACAAAATGGTGATTGGCGTGACGGGAGATGGTGGTGCCATGTATACAATTCAAGCTCTGTGGTCAGCGGCTCGTTACAATGTTGATGCCAAGTTTGTTATCTGTAATAACCGTTCTTACAGGTTGTTGCAGTTAAATATCCAAGCCTACTGGCAACAGCAGGGTCTACCAAACTATGCTTATCCCCTAAGTTTTGATTTGTCTAAGCCAGATCTTCGCTTTGACGAAATGGCTCGTTCGATGGGTGTCCAGGGGATTCGGGTTGAAAAAACTGAAGAGATAGCCCCAGCTATCCAAAAGGCATTAGCCCACAAGGGACCATTCCTTATCGATGTGGTTTTAGAAGCAGATGTTCACCCTGAAATGATTGGTGTTCCGTGCGGACAGTAA
- a CDS encoding EthD domain-containing protein: MIHQLIFAHPKPSMSEKDFQDYWINVHAVNYASQIPQIRRYLIDLRIPFGPEPEDPLFSGVAEIWLENEAEQIASLQSKEFLEGARRDEPNWAAFWRTVGLDTTAHVLMVGEPLQRDFNTIKVLIMVKRKAGMSLAEFRQTMLNSHAAKVMKLPGLRRYLQCHVRDNFYTIGESILDCVSQLWFNDLPSLETAFNSPEYQNLILPEFGHLFEAKYVHTMVTTETWIIGPEFR, encoded by the coding sequence ATGATCCATCAATTAATATTTGCTCATCCTAAACCAAGCATGAGTGAGAAAGACTTCCAAGACTATTGGATTAATGTTCATGCTGTTAATTACGCCAGCCAAATTCCTCAAATTAGAAGATATTTAATTGATTTGAGAATTCCCTTTGGACCAGAACCAGAAGATCCTCTTTTCAGTGGCGTTGCTGAAATTTGGTTAGAAAATGAAGCAGAACAAATCGCTTCATTGCAATCTAAAGAGTTTCTAGAAGGAGCGCGGAGAGATGAACCTAATTGGGCAGCCTTCTGGCGCACAGTTGGACTAGATACAACTGCTCACGTTTTGATGGTAGGAGAACCGTTACAAAGAGACTTTAATACAATCAAGGTTTTGATAATGGTTAAGCGAAAAGCTGGGATGTCATTAGCTGAATTTCGCCAAACCATGTTGAATAGTCATGCTGCTAAAGTCATGAAACTTCCAGGTCTACGGCGCTATCTTCAATGTCACGTCCGCGATAATTTTTATACGATTGGTGAATCTATTCTCGATTGCGTATCGCAGCTTTGGTTTAACGATTTGCCATCTCTTGAGACAGCTTTCAATTCACCAGAATATCAAAATCTAATTTTGCCAGAATTTGGGCATCTGTTTGAAGCTAAGTATGTTCATACTATGGTGACAACTGAAACTTGGATTATTGGCCCAGAATTTCGCTAA
- a CDS encoding Nif11-like leader peptide family natural product precursor gives MSKENVINFLRACTNDTALLEKFEQKNLPEVILHAKSLGYGFSSEELSAVIGSMEAQIITEKMGEEINAYSSLWQRMWGKYRLQYVVEELFRTFSNMELKQFLS, from the coding sequence ATGTCTAAGGAAAACGTAATTAATTTTTTAAGAGCCTGTACTAACGATACTGCTCTGCTAGAAAAATTTGAGCAGAAGAACTTACCTGAAGTTATTTTACATGCTAAAAGTTTGGGTTATGGCTTTAGCAGTGAGGAATTATCTGCTGTTATTGGAAGCATGGAAGCTCAGATTATTACAGAGAAAATGGGCGAGGAAATCAATGCTTACAGTAGTTTGTGGCAGCGTATGTGGGGCAAATATCGTCTGCAATATGTTGTTGAGGAATTATTTCGTACTTTTTCTAATATGGAACTAAAACAGTTTCTTAGTTAG
- a CDS encoding Nif11-like leader peptide family natural product precursor, which yields MARIEVVNFLQSLVRQPELQNQLKALSKPDVLVYAERAGYKFTEQEFDDTVWGVEIFLADKLGENFDLTFSLWETMWGKYYLEYLAVNVIDSLSQEEINAFLNQGKRWISK from the coding sequence ATGGCGAGAATAGAAGTAGTTAATTTTTTGCAAAGTCTTGTTCGACAACCTGAGTTACAAAATCAATTGAAAGCTCTCTCCAAACCTGATGTTTTGGTATATGCAGAGCGAGCGGGTTATAAGTTTACCGAGCAAGAGTTTGACGATACTGTTTGGGGAGTCGAGATTTTTTTAGCAGATAAGCTAGGAGAGAATTTCGATCTAACGTTTAGTTTGTGGGAAACAATGTGGGGCAAGTACTACCTTGAATATCTTGCTGTTAATGTAATTGATAGTTTGTCCCAAGAAGAAATAAATGCGTTTCTAAACCAGGGCAAAAGGTGGATTAGTAAATGA